In the genome of Bradyrhizobium sp. CB3481, the window TATCGGCCCGATGCAAGCGGCATTGTCGTCCACGGGATCAGGCATGCCGCACGCAGACCGCTTTAGCAGCGTCGATTTATGAACTTCGTCTAGTTCGGGTTCAGTTGGACCGCAGGTCTGCCGCCGACCATCGTCTTCGCCGCAATCCAGCTCGCAAGCAGGGCCAGCCACGCCGCGCACATTACGGCCAGCGGGTGGGACGGCAGACCCGTCGCGGGCCACAATTCCCAAAGCCAGTAGGCTTGCGCGATCCCAGGCAGCAGGAAGGTCGCGACCAGGCCTTGGATACTGGTGCCGACGGGAGCCATCATCAGCATGCTTAGATGGAGCACGGGCGTGAGCAGGAACAGTAGGGCCTGGGAAATGGCGCGGATCGATTGCCAGTTCAGGCCCTGCAGGGAATGCGCGAACGTGTAGGCGCCGACGAAGACGATGAGGCCGGCGAGAAAGCCGTCGGGCCTATAGTGGTAAACGGCCAGGGCGCCGATGCCGATGGCCAGAAAATCGACCAGCCACGCGCGCAGGCTGTAGCTGCGCTCGGGATCGGCAGGACGGTTCGTTAGGGTGGCCGCTTGGGTCATCGCGCTAATTGGTCGCCCCATCCGGTGGCCGCGTTCAAGCCCGTCCGGCGCCAGGTCCGCGGTGTTGCCGGCACATGGACTCCCGTAATGTTATATTATAACGTCTTTCCATGCCGCATTTGCATACCCATGACCACGCCCATTACGCCCATTCCCATGGTCCGGCGACGCCCCATCCGGCGCAGGCGGCGCCCTGGTCGATCCTGCGGATGACGGTCGCCGCCCGCCTCGCTGCGGCCCTGGCGGTCTCGGCCGCGCTGTGGGCCGTCGTGCTGGTCGCGATGAGGTGAGCATGGCGGCGCAGCTCAATCTCCACAACGTCACGCTGGGCTATGACCGCCATCCGGCGGTGCATCATCTCACCGGCGAGGTGGCCGCTGGCGCGCTGCTGGCGGTGATCGGGCCGAACGGCGCCGGCAAGTCGACGCTGTTTCGCGGGCTCGCCGGAATCCTGAAGCCGCTCTCCGGATCGATCGATCTCGGCGGCCTCGATGTCAGAGACATCGCCTATCTGCCGCAGAGCGTCGATATCGACCGCAGCTTTCCGATCTCGGTGTTCGATTTCGTCGGCACCGGCCTGTGGCGATCCATCGGGTTTTTCGGCGGCATGGGAAAGCCGGCGCAGGGCAAGATCACAAGAGCGCTCGCCGCCGTCGGCCTCAACGGGTTTGAAAGCCGTTCGATCGGCACACTGTCGGGCGGCCAGACCCAGCGCATGCTGTTTGCGCGTGTGCTGCTGCAGGATGCGCGCCTGATTGTGCTCGATGAACCCTTCAACGCCATCGACACCAAGACCTCGGCCGATCTGCTGGCGCTGGTGAAGCGCTGGCACGGCGAGGGCCGTACTGTATTGGCGGCGCTGCACGACATGGAGCTGGTGCGCGACCATTTTCCCGAAACCTTGCTGCTCGCGCGCGGGCCGGTGGCGTGGGGCCCGACCGCCGAGGTGCTTAACGCCGAAAACCTGATGGTCGCCTTGCGGATGTGCGAGGCGTTCGACGACAGCGCCGCCGCCTGCGCCGACGATTTGCCGTCGCGGGCCGCCTGATGCTGTACGACGCGCTGATCGCGCCCTTCACCGAATTCGAGTTCATGCGCCGCGCGCTCGCCGCCGTGGTCGCGCTCGCGCTTGGCGCCGCGCCGATCGGCGTTTTCTTGATGCTGCGGCGGATGAGCCTCGTCGGCGACGCCATGGCGCATGCGATCCTGCCGGGCGCGGCGATCGGCTTCCTCGTCTCCGGCCTCAATCTGTTCGCGATGACGACCGGCGGGCTGATCGCGGGCTTCACGGTCGCGCTGCTTGCCGGCCTGGTCGCGCGCAATACCGAGCTGAAGGAGGATGCCTCGCTCGCGACCTTCTACTTGGTTTCGCTCGCGCTTGGCGTCACCATCGTTTCCGTCAAGGGCACCAATATCGATCTTCTGCACGTGCTGTTCGGCAACATTCTGGCCATGGACGACCAGACGCTGCTCGTGATCGCCTTCAATGCGACGATCACGCTGCTGGTGATGGCGATCATCTACCGTCCCCTGGTGATCGAATGCGTCGACCCGGTATTCCTGCGCACGGTCAGCCGCGCCGGCGCGCCTGCGCATCTGGCATTCCTGGCCCTCGTCGTGATCAATCTCGTCAACGGCTTTCACGCGCTCGGCACCTTGCTCGGCGTCGGCCTGATGATCCTCCCCGCCGGCATCGCGCGGTTCTGGTCGCGCGACATCACCGGCATGATCTGCATCGCGGTCGCCAGCGCGATCGTGTCAGGCTATGCCGGGCTGGTGCTGTCGTTCCAGACCACGATCCCTTCAGGCCCCGCGATCATCCTGATTGCTGCCGGGCTCTACGTGGTGTCGCTGCTGTTCGGATCCGTCAGCGGCCTTATCCGGCAGATGTTCCCCGGCCGGCATTTGGAGGCATAGCGATGATCCGGCTTTGGCTCGTCGCTCTCGCGATGTTCATCGCTACTGGGTCCGCGCGAGGGTCAGAGCGGCTCAACGTCGTCGCCAGCTTCTCGATCCTCGGCGATTTCGTCCGCAATGTCGGCGGCGATCGGGTCAGCGTCACGACACTGGTAGGACCCGACAGCGACGCGCATGTCTATACGCCGACGCCGGCTGACGCCAAGAAGATCGCCGATGCCAGGCTGATCTTCGTCAACGGTCTCGGTTTCGAAGGCTGGCTGCCGCGGCTGGTGCAATCCGCCGGCAGCAAGGCGAAGATTGTCACCGCGAGCGATGGCATCTCTCCCCTCCGGTTGGGGTCGGCCGCCGATCCCCATGCCTGGCAGTCGGTCACCAATGCGAAGGTCTATGTCGCCAATATCAGCCTCGCGCTCTCGGCCGCCGATCCAGCCTCTGCCGAGGAGTTCATGAAGAATACGCAGGCCTATATTGAACAGCTCGATGCGCTCGACCGCGAGGTCCGCGACGCCATCGCAAAGCTGCCGGAGGGCCGGCGCAAAGTGATCTCGACCCACAACGCCTTTGGCTATTTCGCCGCTAGTTATGGTATCGAGTTCATCGCGCCGCTCGGCGTCTCCACCGAATCCGAACCGAGTGCGCGGGACATCGCCAAAATCATCACTCAGATCAAGGCGGCCAAAATACCGGCGGTGTTCCTCGAAAATATCACCGACCCCCGCCTGATGGGCCGGATCTCGGCCGAGACCGGCGCCAGGATCGGCGGAACACTCTATTCGGACAGTCTAACGGGCGAAAAGGGCGATTCTCCCACTTACATTGCGATGGTCAGGCACAATATAAAGGCCCTGACCGGCGCGCTGAGCCCATAGGGCAGGGGCCTCCCTGCCTGCCGGCGCGTCCCAAATTTTCCGCTCCGGAGCGATTATGTCTGAACTTTCGTCCCAAAAAATTCCAGTGACCGTGCTGACGGGCTATCTCGGCGCCGGCAAGACCACGCTGCTCAACCGCATCCTGTCGGAAAACCACGGCAAGAAATACGCCGTCATCGTCAATGAATTCGGCGAGATCGGCATCGACAACGACCTCATCATCGGCGCCGATGAGGAAGTGTTCGAGATGAACAATGGCTGCGTCTGCTGCACCGTACGCGGCGATCTCGTCCGCATCATGGATGGGTTGATGAAGCGCAAGGGCAAGTTCGACGCCATCATCGTCGAGACCACGGGGCTCGCCGATCCGGCCCCCGTGGCGCAGACCTTCTTCGTCGACGAGGACGTGCAGAGGAACGCGCGGCTCGACGCCGTCGTGACGGTGGCCGATGCGAAGTGGCTGAGCGACCGCCTGAAGGATGCGCCGGAAGCCAAGAACCAGATCGCGTTTGCCGACGTCATCGTGCTCAACAAGACCGATCTCGTCTCCAAGCCGGAGCTCGCCGAGGTCGAGGCCCGCATCCGCGGCATCAACCCTTACGCAAAGCTGCACCGCACCGAGCGCTGCAAGGTGGCGCTGGCTGACGTACTGGAGCGCGGCGCGTTCGACCTCGACCGCATCCTGGAGATCGAGCCGGAATTCCTCGATGCCGGCGACGACCATCATCACCACGATCATGATCATCATCATGACCACGACCACCACCATGATCACAGCCACAGCCATGGCGGGTTGAAGCACTATCACGACGAGGACATGCAGTCGCTCTCGCTGCGCTCGGACAAGCCGCTCGATCCCACAATCTTCATGCCCTGGCTGCAAAACCTCGTCGCCACAGAGGGCCAAAAGATTCTGCGTTCGAAGGGCATCCTCGCTTTCGCCGACGACGACGATCGCTACGTCTTCCAGGGCGTGCACATGATGCTGGAAGGCGATCATCAGCGGAAGTGGAAGGAAGGCGAGCCGCGCGAAAGCCGTGTCGTCTTCATCGGCCGCGAGTTGCCGGAAAAGACGATCCGCGAAGGTTTTGAAGCCTGTATCGTTATGTGAGGCGAAGAAGATCGAACTCATGTCTTCCGAACAGCTCTCAATAGCATCTATGACCGACCGCGTGAAACCCGTCGCGGTCGGCGCGCCGGTCGCCGCGGTGCACTTTCTCGGCGATGTCGCCGCCTTCGTCTGCGCGGAGGAGAAGGTCGCGCTCGCCGGCGTTGATGGCGAAGTCTCGCGCACCGACGTGCATGGCGGTGCCATCCTCTGTACGGCGTCCGATGGCAAGCGAGTAGTCACCGGCGGCGATGACGGCAAGGTCGTCGCGTTGAATGCCAAGGG includes:
- a CDS encoding ABC transporter ATP-binding protein, producing the protein MAAQLNLHNVTLGYDRHPAVHHLTGEVAAGALLAVIGPNGAGKSTLFRGLAGILKPLSGSIDLGGLDVRDIAYLPQSVDIDRSFPISVFDFVGTGLWRSIGFFGGMGKPAQGKITRALAAVGLNGFESRSIGTLSGGQTQRMLFARVLLQDARLIVLDEPFNAIDTKTSADLLALVKRWHGEGRTVLAALHDMELVRDHFPETLLLARGPVAWGPTAEVLNAENLMVALRMCEAFDDSAAACADDLPSRAA
- a CDS encoding metal ABC transporter permease, which codes for MLYDALIAPFTEFEFMRRALAAVVALALGAAPIGVFLMLRRMSLVGDAMAHAILPGAAIGFLVSGLNLFAMTTGGLIAGFTVALLAGLVARNTELKEDASLATFYLVSLALGVTIVSVKGTNIDLLHVLFGNILAMDDQTLLVIAFNATITLLVMAIIYRPLVIECVDPVFLRTVSRAGAPAHLAFLALVVINLVNGFHALGTLLGVGLMILPAGIARFWSRDITGMICIAVASAIVSGYAGLVLSFQTTIPSGPAIILIAAGLYVVSLLFGSVSGLIRQMFPGRHLEA
- a CDS encoding metal ABC transporter substrate-binding protein, yielding MIRLWLVALAMFIATGSARGSERLNVVASFSILGDFVRNVGGDRVSVTTLVGPDSDAHVYTPTPADAKKIADARLIFVNGLGFEGWLPRLVQSAGSKAKIVTASDGISPLRLGSAADPHAWQSVTNAKVYVANISLALSAADPASAEEFMKNTQAYIEQLDALDREVRDAIAKLPEGRRKVISTHNAFGYFAASYGIEFIAPLGVSTESEPSARDIAKIITQIKAAKIPAVFLENITDPRLMGRISAETGARIGGTLYSDSLTGEKGDSPTYIAMVRHNIKALTGALSP
- a CDS encoding GTP-binding protein, whose product is MSELSSQKIPVTVLTGYLGAGKTTLLNRILSENHGKKYAVIVNEFGEIGIDNDLIIGADEEVFEMNNGCVCCTVRGDLVRIMDGLMKRKGKFDAIIVETTGLADPAPVAQTFFVDEDVQRNARLDAVVTVADAKWLSDRLKDAPEAKNQIAFADVIVLNKTDLVSKPELAEVEARIRGINPYAKLHRTERCKVALADVLERGAFDLDRILEIEPEFLDAGDDHHHHDHDHHHDHDHHHDHSHSHGGLKHYHDEDMQSLSLRSDKPLDPTIFMPWLQNLVATEGQKILRSKGILAFADDDDRYVFQGVHMMLEGDHQRKWKEGEPRESRVVFIGRELPEKTIREGFEACIVM